A region from the Bacillus sp. Marseille-P3661 genome encodes:
- a CDS encoding carboxylesterase/lipase family protein, whose protein sequence is MIKIRSTIIDTRYGKVLGVKKENVYVWKGIPFAKPPIGKHRFQKPEPPEEWVGIRDATKFGPSAMQVADPSIQGEISEDCLYLNVWSSGIAQKKKPVMVWIHGGGFAKGSGSKALYNAESFVENGDVVVVTINYRLGPFGFLHLADIGGEEYAGSGNYGLLDQVEALKWVKENIAAFGGDPDNITIFGQSAGGRSVGLLLTMPIAEGLFHRAIIQSGALTTFSDSGTATKITEKVLQYLDVKEKELYKLKEFKAEHFLQAVKDLKLGISLAPIVDGGVIPEHPIDRLEKGISRSVPVIIGTTLDEARLNLLLDPIWKGLDDKGVIEHVKFMAGPYWSLVSDYYLHERESRETIIDKLMPLMTYNAFTYAALQFAEVRAKQNAPTWLYRFDWPSPQFNGIFRAGHGVEVPFVWNNLSEESAIQKTGNSNERNQIATKMQNAWIAFAYHGQPNHPELPKWSTYDLGDRSTMIFDQVTRQVGDPDAEERLVWEQATEKLNIKHRPTLMVSGQNP, encoded by the coding sequence GTGATAAAAATTCGATCTACAATTATTGATACAAGGTATGGGAAAGTACTAGGGGTCAAGAAAGAGAATGTATATGTATGGAAAGGCATACCCTTTGCCAAGCCACCAATCGGTAAGCATCGGTTTCAAAAACCTGAACCGCCAGAGGAATGGGTAGGAATTCGGGATGCTACAAAGTTTGGACCTTCTGCGATGCAAGTGGCCGATCCATCCATTCAAGGTGAAATAAGTGAAGACTGTCTGTACTTAAATGTGTGGTCAAGTGGGATCGCTCAGAAGAAAAAACCGGTTATGGTCTGGATACATGGAGGAGGTTTTGCCAAAGGTTCAGGGTCTAAAGCCTTATATAATGCTGAGTCATTTGTGGAAAATGGTGACGTAGTAGTTGTTACTATCAATTACCGTTTGGGGCCTTTTGGATTTCTCCATTTGGCCGATATTGGTGGTGAGGAATACGCTGGTTCAGGCAATTATGGTTTACTTGATCAAGTGGAAGCATTGAAATGGGTGAAGGAAAACATAGCAGCCTTCGGTGGTGATCCAGACAATATAACAATCTTCGGACAATCAGCAGGTGGTAGAAGTGTTGGTCTATTGTTAACTATGCCTATAGCAGAAGGGCTTTTTCATCGCGCGATCATACAGAGCGGTGCTCTTACAACATTTTCTGATTCAGGTACCGCTACAAAAATCACTGAAAAGGTACTCCAATATTTAGACGTAAAAGAGAAAGAACTATACAAATTAAAGGAATTCAAAGCTGAACATTTCCTACAAGCAGTTAAAGATTTAAAGCTAGGGATCTCACTCGCTCCTATTGTAGATGGGGGAGTTATTCCAGAGCATCCGATAGATCGCTTAGAAAAGGGGATTTCGAGGTCCGTACCCGTAATAATTGGAACAACGCTTGATGAAGCTAGACTTAATCTGCTTCTTGATCCAATTTGGAAAGGTTTAGACGATAAGGGAGTTATAGAGCATGTAAAATTTATGGCGGGTCCTTATTGGTCACTAGTTTCAGATTACTATCTTCATGAGAGGGAATCAAGAGAAACAATAATAGATAAATTGATGCCACTGATGACATATAACGCTTTTACATATGCAGCTCTTCAATTTGCAGAGGTTAGGGCAAAACAAAATGCACCAACATGGTTGTATCGATTTGATTGGCCATCACCTCAGTTTAACGGGATTTTCCGTGCAGGACATGGGGTTGAAGTTCCTTTTGTTTGGAATAATTTAAGTGAAGAGTCAGCTATACAGAAAACAGGGAATTCAAATGAACGAAACCAAATTGCTACTAAAATGCAAAACGCATGGATCGCTTTTGCTTATCATGGTCAACCTAATCATCCAGAACTTCCGAAATGGTCAACCTATGATCTTGGTGACAGGTCAACGATGATATTTGACCAAGTGACAAGACAAGTAGGTGACCCTGATGCAGAAGAACGATTAGTTTGGGAACAAGCAACAGAAAAATTAAATATTAAACACCGACCTACACTAATGGTTTCAGGCCAAAATCCTTAA
- a CDS encoding ABC transporter substrate-binding protein, translated as MRTKINKTYVVALRVFILLLLAITLVGCTSKTSETPTNESETTSTNAESETTETSENDKYGGTLKIVSGDNLMNLGLPPLIRSRGDSIVSLTVYETLARYNEAGEIIPWLAKGWEADPEAKTISVELNQGIKFHDGTDFNAEAVKWNIEHYRDKGRVEASAVESIDVLDEYNLKLNLSNWDNSIFEALFGFEQMASPTAYQEKGEEWLQENPVGTGPFVFKEWIKDQKVTFVKNENYWVEGLPYLDAVEFNTIKEPATAEAAMMAGDYDLYLYTSPHSARNLESSFEIETLENANGAIGYSLAPDSENPDSPLTDVNVRKAIGYAIDKQAIVDTIFYGYAEAVNQWAVPKSLVFSQDVEGTPYDPEKAKELLKTAGYSNGLDLTLTFSNNNPDMIQMYTAVQAYLKEVGINLELNGVQSSHWAEKTGSEGTWEDLIHTTFRISNNVIFDFNRSMASDSSHYRMTKLNEDAETLLKSAETMTTSEDLIDLSQQLQELIFGEYQTSIPLVVMSTLLAQNGKVQDHGFLQTQMTHWNPETAWLKK; from the coding sequence ATGAGGACAAAAATCAATAAAACATACGTTGTTGCATTGAGAGTATTTATACTGTTACTTCTGGCTATTACACTAGTAGGCTGTACATCCAAAACAAGTGAAACTCCAACAAATGAGAGTGAGACTACATCGACGAATGCAGAAAGTGAAACCACTGAAACCTCTGAGAATGACAAATACGGTGGTACGTTAAAAATTGTATCTGGCGATAATTTGATGAACCTTGGATTACCTCCTCTTATTCGATCAAGAGGTGACAGTATCGTATCACTAACAGTGTATGAAACTCTTGCTCGTTATAATGAAGCTGGAGAAATTATTCCCTGGTTAGCCAAAGGCTGGGAAGCTGATCCCGAAGCTAAAACCATTTCAGTTGAGTTAAATCAAGGAATTAAGTTTCATGATGGAACGGACTTTAATGCGGAAGCTGTAAAATGGAATATCGAGCACTATCGAGATAAAGGACGAGTTGAGGCATCGGCTGTTGAATCCATTGATGTGTTAGATGAATATAATTTGAAACTAAATTTATCCAATTGGGATAATAGCATCTTTGAAGCGTTATTTGGTTTCGAACAAATGGCCTCACCTACAGCTTATCAAGAAAAAGGTGAAGAATGGCTACAAGAAAATCCAGTAGGTACAGGTCCATTTGTCTTTAAAGAATGGATTAAAGATCAAAAAGTAACGTTTGTTAAAAATGAAAACTATTGGGTAGAAGGTCTACCTTACTTGGATGCTGTCGAATTCAACACCATTAAGGAACCAGCAACTGCTGAAGCTGCAATGATGGCTGGGGACTATGATCTTTATTTATATACATCCCCACATAGTGCGCGTAATTTAGAAAGTAGCTTTGAAATTGAGACTTTGGAAAATGCGAATGGCGCAATTGGATATAGTTTAGCACCAGATAGCGAGAATCCTGACTCCCCATTAACGGATGTAAATGTAAGAAAAGCAATTGGCTATGCCATTGATAAACAAGCCATTGTAGATACAATATTTTACGGATATGCAGAGGCTGTGAACCAATGGGCTGTCCCTAAATCTCTCGTGTTCAGTCAAGATGTTGAGGGCACACCATATGACCCAGAAAAGGCTAAAGAGCTGCTTAAGACTGCAGGCTATAGTAACGGATTAGACCTCACACTAACATTTAGTAATAATAATCCTGATATGATACAGATGTATACAGCAGTCCAGGCTTATCTGAAAGAAGTAGGAATTAATCTGGAATTAAATGGTGTACAAAGCTCGCATTGGGCGGAAAAGACAGGTAGTGAAGGAACGTGGGAAGATTTAATTCATACGACTTTTAGAATTAGTAATAATGTAATTTTTGATTTTAATAGAAGTATGGCATCAGACAGCTCACATTATCGTATGACAAAACTTAACGAAGACGCAGAGACTTTATTAAAGTCAGCGGAAACAATGACAACATCTGAAGATTTAATTGATTTATCTCAACAGTTACAAGAGTTAATCTTTGGCGAATATCAAACTAGTATTCCTTTAGTAGTTATGAGTACCTTACTTGCTCAGAATGGAAAAGTCCAAGATCATGGGTTCCTGCAAACACAGATGACACACTGGAATCCGGAAACAGCTTGGTTAAAAAAATAG